A single Phycisphaerales bacterium DNA region contains:
- a CDS encoding DUF933 domain-containing protein, giving the protein MECGLVGFSSTGKSTLLAALVGGQSKISSSGSAMKPAMGMAPVPDPRLETIAALIPPEKIIPVSLTLIDIPGLPSGQDPKQLNNVLSHLRQVDALCLVLRCYDAPGLPEADPVAEARAWDDEVVLADLIVVESALDKAKRAARGRDPEAPARQSLLEKVSATLEAGMPVREMAKELDDTETRLLSAYGLITSKPVLFVANVGEDDPSGQGAAATALAEYAVSKGALSVPVCAVLEAEIAEMDVDDRNEMLEGLGLSEPAIGPLARALYQSLGLACFYTAGEKEVRAWTIVHGATAPQAAGAIHSDIERGFIRAECFHVDDLVAHESEKAIRGAGKLRSEGKSYVMQDGDVVHFLFNV; this is encoded by the coding sequence ATGGAATGCGGCCTCGTTGGTTTTAGTTCAACAGGAAAAAGTACGCTGCTGGCGGCGCTGGTTGGCGGGCAGAGCAAAATCAGTTCATCTGGCTCAGCGATGAAGCCAGCGATGGGGATGGCGCCTGTGCCTGACCCACGCTTAGAGACAATCGCAGCGCTGATTCCGCCAGAGAAAATTATTCCCGTCAGTTTGACGCTGATCGATATTCCTGGTCTGCCGTCAGGGCAAGATCCAAAGCAACTCAATAATGTGCTTTCTCACTTGCGTCAGGTCGATGCGCTTTGCTTGGTGCTCCGTTGCTATGACGCCCCTGGTCTGCCAGAAGCTGATCCAGTAGCGGAGGCACGCGCTTGGGATGACGAAGTTGTGTTGGCAGATCTCATTGTGGTGGAAAGCGCTCTTGATAAAGCAAAACGCGCTGCTCGAGGGCGTGATCCCGAAGCGCCGGCGCGACAATCGTTGCTGGAAAAGGTTTCTGCCACATTAGAAGCAGGTATGCCGGTTCGTGAAATGGCCAAAGAACTCGATGACACAGAAACTCGTTTGTTGAGTGCCTATGGCTTGATTACTTCAAAGCCAGTGCTCTTTGTGGCCAATGTCGGAGAGGATGACCCCAGCGGGCAAGGGGCGGCAGCGACAGCGCTGGCCGAGTACGCGGTTTCCAAAGGTGCTTTGAGTGTGCCGGTTTGCGCCGTACTTGAAGCAGAGATTGCCGAGATGGATGTGGATGACCGCAATGAGATGTTAGAGGGACTGGGTCTCAGCGAGCCGGCCATTGGACCACTGGCTCGTGCGTTGTATCAGTCTCTCGGGTTGGCGTGTTTCTATACCGCTGGCGAAAAAGAGGTCCGTGCGTGGACGATTGTTCATGGTGCCACGGCGCCGCAGGCGGCAGGGGCCATTCACTCTGATATCGAACGCGGCTTTATTCGCGCCGAGTGTTTTCATGTTGATGATCTGGTGGCCCATGAGAGTGAAAAAGCTATTCGCGGAGCGGGCAAGCTTCGCAGTGAAGGCAAGTCATACGTCATGCAAGATGGTGATGTGGTGCACTTTCTTTTTAATGTCTAG